The Pseudoxanthomonas suwonensis sequence AGACGTCCAGATGGCTGTTCACGCGTGCGCGCATCCGGTGCGCGCGCTGCTTGCGGTCGACGTCGAGCGCCACCGGGCCGAACAGCTCCGACAGCTCGCCAGCCGCATTGCGCCGCATCAGGTCCATCTCGAAATAGCGCTCCTGCGCATGGACGAAGCCCAGCGCGCGCATCGCGTCCGCCTCGCTGGCTGCCTCGATGGTCACCACGCCCAGGGCATCGCGTTGCACCGTGACCGGTGCCGACAGGCCCGACAGGGCCGGGGACAGCTCCCCGTCGAGCGTCGCCAGGCTGCCGCGCAGCAGCCACCAGGCCAGCAGCGCCGCGCAGGTGGCGAGCAGCAGTAGCAGCACCGCGAGGCGTCGGATCCATCGGAGCATGCGTTTCCCCTGGGTAGTGGCGGTCCGGGCAGGTCCGCTGGGACGGATTATTCCACGGCCCGCGCGTGCGGCTTCCGGTGGCCGGGCGAAGTGAAGGGTAGCGCCGCAATTGCGAGTGATTCCGATTGGAACATCGCCGCCGCGCTTGCGGCACACTGCGCCCCGAAGCGTTGCCGGAGCCACCGACCATGAAAGGCCATCCCGAAGTCATCGACTGCCTGAAGGAACTGCTGCGCGGCGAACTGGCCGCGCGCGACCAGTATTTCCTGCATTCGCGCCGCTACGAGGACCAGGGTCTGAAGGCGCTGTACGAGCGCATCAGCCACGAGATGCAGGAGGAGACCGAGCATGCGGACGCGATCCTGCGCCGGATCCTGTTCCTGGAGGGCGATCCGGACATGCGTCCGCACGCGTTCACGCCCGGCACGACCGTGGTCGAGATGCTCGAGGCGGACCTGGCGGTCGAGTACAAGGTGCGCGCCAACCTCGCTGCGGCGATGACGCTGTGCGAGCAGAAGCAGGACTATGTCAGCCGCGACATGTTGCTGGCGCAGCTGAAGGACACCGAGGAAGACCACGCCTGGTGGCTGGAGCAGCAGCTGGGGCTGATCAAGCGCATCGGCCTGGAGAACTACCAACTGTCGAAGATCGACGGCGACGGCGGTCCTGCGCACGGTTGATCGGGGCGTTTGCTGCGGCGGCCAGGCGCGGGAACCACGAGGACGGCGCCTGTGCCGGCGGCGTCGCGTCGCCGGCTGAACCCGGCTCCTACAACAGCATCCGGCTTCGGCGCTCTTCTGTAGGAGCCGGCATGACGGCGACACGGGCGTCGGGATGACGAGGGCGTCGCCTGTGCCAACGGTGTCGCGTCGCGGGCAAGCCCGGCTCCTACAACGGCAGGACGCGTGGCCATCTTTCTGCAGGAGCCCAGCTTGCTGGCGACACGGGCGTCGGAATCGTGGGGACGTCGCCTGTGCCGACGGCGTCGTGTCGCCGGCTGAACCCGGCTCCTACAAGAACGGGCTGGCGCGGGTCGTTCAGCGCTTCCGCAGGCGGTAGACGGCGGTCGACAGCGCGGTGACGCCGTCTTCGCGGAAGCGCGGTTCCTGGGCGAGGACGTCGCGCCGCTCCAGCAGTTCGACGTCCCAGTCCGGCGCGAACAACACGCGTACCTCGGCCTCTTCCACCGGGAACGGTGGCCCGTCCATTTCCGTCTGCGGATACTCCAGCGTGATCAGCAGGCCGCGGCAGCCGGCGGGCAGCCTGCCGTAGATCTCGTCGACGTAGCGACGGCGCATCGCCGGTGGCAGCGCGATCAGGGCGGCGCGGTCGTACACGGCGTACATCGCGCCGAGCGTGGCGTCCGCCAGCGCGAACACGTCGCCCTGGACCAGGTCGATCGGGCCGGTGCGGTGGTGGATGCCGTCGGCGTCGTGGGACACCCGCGGTACCAGTCCGGCCTCGGCGAAGAACGCCTCCACCGCTAGCGGCGAAAGCTCGGCGCCCAGCACCCCGTGGCCCTGTGCCGCCAGCCAGTGCATGTCCAGGGTCTTGCCGGCCAGCGGCACGAACACCCGTCCGCCGGCGGGGACATCCAGCGCCGGCCAGTGCTTCTCCAGCAGCGGCATCACCTCGCCGCGATGGAAGCCGATGCGGCCTTCATGCCAACGCTGCAGCCAGAAATCCGCTTCCATCGCCAGACACTCACTCCACCGCCGCGCCCCTGCGCGACAGGCTTGCGACAGTGCTCGGCGCGCCGCCGCGCGCTGCGGCAATGATCGGCTGGCCATCCACCTTCTGCCGCGCCCCTGCGCGACAGGCTTGCGACAGTGCCCGGCGCGCCGCCGCGCGCTGCGGCAATGATCGACTACTCGACATTCAGGCCATCCACCTTCTGCCACCCCCGCGGCAGCAGCCCCCCGCGCGTCGCCCGCGCCCCCAGGTACTCCTCCAGCTCGCGGAACGACAGCGACATCGTGCGCTGGCCGCTGCGCACCTGCAGGGTCTGGCTTGGCGCGACCGCGGCCACCGCGACCACGCGCTCGGTGCCGAGCTTGGCCTTGGGGATGTCGATCAGCTTGTTGCCCTTGCCCTTGTCCAGTTCGGGCAGTTCGGTGGCGGGGATCGCCAGCAGGTGGCCGGCGCTGGTGACCGCCACGATCCGGTCGGCCTCGACGTTGGCCACCGCCGCCGGCTGCAGCACCCGCGCATTCGGGGTCAGGTTAAGCATGGCCTTGCCGGCCTTGTTGCGGCCGGTCAGGTTCTCGAAGCGGGTGACGAAGCCGTAGCCGTGCGAGGACGCCAGCACGAAGCGGGTGTCGTTGTCGCCGCTGGCCAGCGCCTGGAACGACGCGCCCTGCGCAGGCGAGAAGCGGCCGGTCAGCGGTTCGCCGTTGCCGCGCGCCGAGGGCAGCGTATGCACCACGGTCGAATAACTGCGTCCCTGCGAGTCCAGGAACGCCACCTGCTGGGTGCTGCGGCTGCGTACCGCCGCCAGCAGGCCGTCGCCGTCGCGGTAGGACAGGCCGGCCGCGTCCACGTCATGGCCCTTGGCCGCGCGGATCCAGCCCTTCTCCGACAGCACCACGGTCATCGGCTCGCTCGGCACCAGCTCGATCTCGTCGATGGCCTGCGCCGCGCCGCGCTGGACCAGCGGTGAGCGGCGCGCGTCGCCGAACTTCTTGGCGTCGGCCAGCAACTCGTCCTTGACCAGCTTCTTCAGCCTGGCGCGGCTGCCGAGGATGGCGACGATGCGCTCCAGTTCCTTGGCCAGCTCGTCCTGCTCGCCGCGGATCTTCATCTCCTCCAGGCGCGCCAGCTGCTTGAGCTTGGTCTCCAGGATGTACTCGGCCTGTTCCTCGGACAGGCCGAAGCGCGCGATCAGCGCGGCCTTGGGCTCGTCCTCGGTGCGGATGATGCGGATCACCTCGTCCAGGTTGAGGAAGGCGACCAGCAGGCCTTCCAGCAGGTGCAATCGGCGCTCGACCTTCTCCTGGCGGTGCTTCAGGCGCCGGGCCACGGTGTCGGTGCGGAAGGTCAGCCACTCCTCCAGCAGCGTGCGCAGGTTCTTCACCGCCGGCTTGCCGTCCAGGCCGATGACGTTGAGGTTGACCCGGTAGCTCCTCTCCAGGTCGGTGGTGGCGAACAGGTGGCCCATCAGTTGCTCGCCATCCACGCGGTTGGAGCGCGGCACCAGCACCACCCGCACCGGGTTGGCGTGGTCGGACTCGTCGCGGATGTCCTCCAGCCACGGCAGCTTCTTGGCCCGCATCTGCGCGGCGATCTGCTCGATCACCTTGGACGGCGAGACCTGGTAGGGCAGGGCGGTGACCACGAAGTTGCCGGTGCCTTCCTTCTGCCAGGTGGCGCGGGCGCGGATGCTGCCATTGCCGGTCTCGTACATCGTGCGCAGTTCGGCCGCGCCGGTGATGATCTCGGCGCTGGTCGGGTAGTCCGGGCCGCGCACGTGCTCGCACAGGTCGGCGACGGTCGCCTCCGGGTCGTCGAGCAGGCGCACGCAGGCGCTGACGATCTCGTTGAGGTTGTGCGGCGGCACGTCGGTGGCCATGCCGACGGCAATGCCGGTGGTGCCGTTGAGCAGCAGGTGCGGCAGCCGCGCCGGCATCCAGCTCGGTTCCTCCAGGGTGCCGTCGAAGTTCGGCACCCAGTCGACCGTGCCCTGGCCCAGCTCGCCCAGCAGGACCTCGGCGATCGGGGTGAGCTTGGACTCGGTGTAGCGCATGGCCGCGAACGATTTGGGGTCGTCGGTGGAGCCGAAGTTGCCCTGGCCCTCGATCAGCGGATAGCGGTAGGAGAACGGCTGGGCCATCAGCACCAGCGCCTCGTAGCAGGCCGAATCGCCGTGCGGGTGGTACTTGCCGATCACGTCGCCGACGGTGCGCGCGGATTTCTTGGGCTTGGCGGCGGCGCCCAGGCCCAGCTCGCTCATCGAATAGACGATGCGCCGCTGCACCGGCTTCAGCCCGTCGCCGAGGAACGGCAGGGCGCGGTCCAGCACCACGTACATCGAATAGTCCAGGTAGGCGCGCTCGGCGTACTCGCGCAGCGGGATCTGTTCGAAGCCGTGGAAGGTCGGGCGGACGGTCGGGTCGGTCATGCGCGGCACATCGGGGGACAGACCGCGATTCTACCGCGCGGCGGCGCCCTGATCCCGTCTCCTCCGTCGGCGCCTATGTGACGGACCCGGGACCTGACAGGAAGGGGCTGAGCCTGGCGCGCTCGAATGCCGCGAGAATTCGGTCGAATCGCTCACGGACCACGGTTTCGAACTCCGGGTGCGTGAACACGTAGAGCTCCGTGGCGCGGATTGCCTCTATTGCCATTCCGGCCACGACTTCCGGTGCCATGCCGGCCTCGACGGCAGCCTTCGCGGCTGCATTCACGGGCTCCCCGGCGCCTGCGCCGGGCTGGTTGCGCCGGCTCTCGGCGATCCGCGTGCGCACGAACGCGGGGCAGAGCACGGTGACCCCGATGCCTCGCGCGGAAAGCTGCCCGGCCCAGCCTTCGCTCATGCCTATCACTGCGAACTTCGTCGCGGTGTAGGGCTCGTGGGTCGGCGCAGAGATCATCCCGCCCATGGAGGCGGTGTTGACGAAATGGCCACCTTCGCCGTGCCGTTCGATCAGCGGCGTG is a genomic window containing:
- the parC gene encoding DNA topoisomerase IV subunit A, with the translated sequence MTDPTVRPTFHGFEQIPLREYAERAYLDYSMYVVLDRALPFLGDGLKPVQRRIVYSMSELGLGAAAKPKKSARTVGDVIGKYHPHGDSACYEALVLMAQPFSYRYPLIEGQGNFGSTDDPKSFAAMRYTESKLTPIAEVLLGELGQGTVDWVPNFDGTLEEPSWMPARLPHLLLNGTTGIAVGMATDVPPHNLNEIVSACVRLLDDPEATVADLCEHVRGPDYPTSAEIITGAAELRTMYETGNGSIRARATWQKEGTGNFVVTALPYQVSPSKVIEQIAAQMRAKKLPWLEDIRDESDHANPVRVVLVPRSNRVDGEQLMGHLFATTDLERSYRVNLNVIGLDGKPAVKNLRTLLEEWLTFRTDTVARRLKHRQEKVERRLHLLEGLLVAFLNLDEVIRIIRTEDEPKAALIARFGLSEEQAEYILETKLKQLARLEEMKIRGEQDELAKELERIVAILGSRARLKKLVKDELLADAKKFGDARRSPLVQRGAAQAIDEIELVPSEPMTVVLSEKGWIRAAKGHDVDAAGLSYRDGDGLLAAVRSRSTQQVAFLDSQGRSYSTVVHTLPSARGNGEPLTGRFSPAQGASFQALASGDNDTRFVLASSHGYGFVTRFENLTGRNKAGKAMLNLTPNARVLQPAAVANVEADRIVAVTSAGHLLAIPATELPELDKGKGNKLIDIPKAKLGTERVVAVAAVAPSQTLQVRSGQRTMSLSFRELEEYLGARATRGGLLPRGWQKVDGLNVE
- a CDS encoding thiopurine S-methyltransferase, giving the protein MEADFWLQRWHEGRIGFHRGEVMPLLEKHWPALDVPAGGRVFVPLAGKTLDMHWLAAQGHGVLGAELSPLAVEAFFAEAGLVPRVSHDADGIHHRTGPIDLVQGDVFALADATLGAMYAVYDRAALIALPPAMRRRYVDEIYGRLPAGCRGLLITLEYPQTEMDGPPFPVEEAEVRVLFAPDWDVELLERRDVLAQEPRFREDGVTALSTAVYRLRKR
- a CDS encoding SDR family NAD(P)-dependent oxidoreductase → MKDFEGKVAFVTGGASGIGLALGEAFGRLGMKVMLADVEAGALDKAVARLKAQGVAAAGVICDVSRRDAVQAAADATLAAFGKIHIVCNNAGVSVTGRIGELRPRDWDWILDINLKGVIHGTEVFTPLIERHGEGGHFVNTASMGGMISAPTHEPYTATKFAVIGMSEGWAGQLSARGIGVTVLCPAFVRTRIAESRRNQPGAGAGEPVNAAAKAAVEAGMAPEVVAGMAIEAIRATELYVFTHPEFETVVRERFDRILAAFERARLSPFLSGPGSVT
- the bfr gene encoding bacterioferritin, whose amino-acid sequence is MKGHPEVIDCLKELLRGELAARDQYFLHSRRYEDQGLKALYERISHEMQEETEHADAILRRILFLEGDPDMRPHAFTPGTTVVEMLEADLAVEYKVRANLAAAMTLCEQKQDYVSRDMLLAQLKDTEEDHAWWLEQQLGLIKRIGLENYQLSKIDGDGGPAHG